Below is a genomic region from bacterium.
AAACGCATCGTTGAGATTTCCTTGCTTTATCTTCTCAGCATTCAGTGGGGAATCGGAGCCGTTTTCAGCTCCATTCCCCATATTGTAATTCCCGATACGGTTGCCGATTACATTGGATGGCACCGAGGAAGTCCTTTTCAGATCGAACTGAGATTTTCCATGACGTTGGGATCTGTCAATGATGCAACAAAGAGCCGGAGCACACTCGATTGGGTTTAGAATGATTCTACAGAAACGATTAGCAGAGGGAAGACGACCGAACAGTGATCACCGTGGTCTATCACAACAGCGAAGTCCATTTTGGCCCGACCCATCCGGCAGCGATTTCCCTGTATAACCCAGTCACAAAATCCGGAAAGGAAATTTATCCGATGAAACCATATCAAGCCGTCAGGCTTAAACATATCGAGAAAATGAAAGAGCTTTATTCCAATGAAGACTGGTGCAGAGAAAAAAATCATCACTGCGATCCGGAGTCGCTCAATGACAGCGTTGGAGATCTGAAGATCAATGACAAAACCGATTCCATAATTTTTCAGGCTCACTTCAGCGGAGATTATTGGAAGGATCCCGAAGGCACGAAAGATGAACCGATCCCCGTTGTTTACGTCTACCGGCATGTAAGAGATCCGCACCAATTGGAATATAGGGAGGTCCTGGAGAAAGATCTCAAGGCACAATATGGACACCATTCCCTGGCTGATTATTTGCAGCCCGAGATGCTTTCAAGGATTTTCGATTCCGAGTAAGAAGAGGAGTGCGCAAAATAGAATCATGAGCGAAGGAATTGTGAAGAGATCTCTTGATAAAATCGGTGTTGCCGGATCTCTATTTGCTGCGCTCTGCTGCCTTGGTTTTCCAGCGATCCTTTCCATTGTTTCGGCTATCGGCCTTGGGTTTATCATCAAAGATGCGATCTTAATTCCACTGCTTTCAGTCTTTTTGGTGATCGCATTGGTAGGCCTGTACCTTGGGATTTCTCATCATGGCCGCTGGACTGCGTTTGCGCTCGGCCTGATCAGTGCCATTGTGATATTGGTGTTCATTGTGCTTACTTTGAACAAGACTCTAGCACTTTTTGGAATCGCAGGTTTGGTTGCAGCCAGTGTGCTGAATGTCTGGCTAAAAATGCACAAGATGAAGCAGACTCGCACTGGTCATCGATGAGCCCAATTTGGACTTCATCTTCATCATAGACATCTTTGTAAGTTTGGTTAAACGCGTTACACTCCTGGCGTATTAAGATGAAAACGATTTCGAATGCCCCGCAATTTCTTGAAGTGCAGTCGTGTTGAGAATAGCGATCTTCCGCGTGGCCGCATTGAGAATTCCCTGCTTCTTCCACTCGCTAATCAAGGCACTGGCGGTCTCGCGGGTCGTAGCTGACAGACAAGCCAGATCCTTGTGAGTGAGACGCACTTGAATCATCCTCCCAAACTCAGAATCCTTCCCATATGGTTCGGCAAGGTTGAGCAACACTTGAGCCAGTCTGTTTGGTACGCTCTTGA
It encodes:
- a CDS encoding MerC family mercury resistance protein, whose translation is MSEGIVKRSLDKIGVAGSLFAALCCLGFPAILSIVSAIGLGFIIKDAILIPLLSVFLVIALVGLYLGISHHGRWTAFALGLISAIVILVFIVLTLNKTLALFGIAGLVAASVLNVWLKMHKMKQTRTGHR